One genomic region from Apium graveolens cultivar Ventura unplaced genomic scaffold, ASM990537v1 ctg57, whole genome shotgun sequence encodes:
- the LOC141702783 gene encoding uncharacterized protein LOC141702783 has protein sequence MIMKYREEACRSLYFSVGHNSRFSLWHDPWLNHESLFSKLGGDIISLSESFYHAPICSIIENRVWHLPSSNHVLVMELRRLILSFPITYVDKVSWEGLDNPTVSSIWNSIRSTAAPPPWLPAVWHRVGIPKCSFTMWLAMQNRLLTKDIMIHFGFNVSPTCVLYYSNVESNRHIMVDCPYSYLILKGCPFNINIDWDAWQAGNFIDGRVSIFTKHLVWLYIDVAVYSIWRERNQRIHHSGSCNLDTTVGLVKRMVREKLATTVVFHKQIRNDPSLARYFY, from the coding sequence ATGATAATGAAATACAGAGAAGAGGCCTGTCGATCTCTGTATTTTTCTGTGGGGCATAACTCCAGGTTCTCGCTATGGCATGACCCCTGGTTAAATCATGAATCCCTTTTCTCGAAGCTAGGAGGTGATATCATTTCCCTGTCAGAATCTTTCTACCATGCTCCTATCTGTTCCATCATTGAAAATCGAGTTTGGCACCTCCCATCTTCTAACCATGTCTTAGTCATGGAGCTTCGTAGGCTTATTTTGAGCTTTCCTATAACCTATGTGGACAAAGTCTCCTGGGAAGGTCTTGACAATCCTACAGTTTCCAGTATTTGGAACTCAATTCGGAGTACAGCCGCCCCTCCTCCCTGGCTTCCAGCAGTTTGGCATCGTGTTGGCATTCCAAAATGCTCCTTTACAATGTGGCTTGCCATGCAGAATCGTCTTCTGACAAAAGACATTATGATTCATTTCGGTTTTAATGTTAGCCCCACTTGTGTTCTCTACTACAGTAATGTGGAATCTAATCGGCATATCATGGTGGATTGTCCTTATTCTTATTTAATTCTCAAAGGATGCCCTTTCAATATAAATATTGATTGGGATGCATGGCAAGCGGGAAATTTTATTGATGGTCGAGTTTCTATTTTTACAAAACATCTTGTCTGGCTTTACATTGATGTGGCAGTTTATTCAATTTGGAGAGAGAGAAATCAAAGAATTCATCATAGTGGAAGCTGTAATCTGGATACAACTGTTGGCTTAGTAAAGCGCATGGTTCGAGAAAAGCTTGCAACTACTGTAGTTTTTCATAAGCAAATTAGAAACGATCCCTCCCTGGCTAGATACTTTTATTAA